Proteins co-encoded in one Oncorhynchus kisutch isolate 150728-3 linkage group LG1, Okis_V2, whole genome shotgun sequence genomic window:
- the LOC109886896 gene encoding neuronal pentraxin-1 produces the protein MSGNMPGIIEGHSWQLFLLSFLVLEGSTQDFGQTQFICTSVPKDMDLCAATMQNSGPAEDLKTTVMQLRETVLQQKETIMNQKETIRELTSKLSRCESQSLPEAGAGGRRIVPGAKNTMGDVSRGPQDTLAQLGQTLQTLKQRLENLEQYSRNNGTAQANSLKDLLQNKIDDMEKQVLSRVNTLEETKPGQKNDTDQRNRVESTLTSMHHRITDLEKGGKDNRPLDKFQLTFPLRTNYMYAKAKRTLPEMYAFTVCLWIKSNASPGVGTPFSYAVPGQANELVLIEWGNNPMEILINDKVAKLPFIINDGKWHHICITWTTRDGMWEAFQDGVLRGSGENLAPYHPIKPQGVLVLGQEQDTLGGGFDATQAYVGELANLNMWDRKLSIGDIYNLATCNSKAQTGNVFSWSESNIEVFGGATKWTFEPCRALN, from the exons ATGTCAGGAAACATGCCTGGAATCATTGAGGGACACTCTTGGCAACTTTTCCTACTTTCATTCTTGGTTTTGGAGGGTTCAACGCAAGATTTCGGACAGACCCAGTTTATTTGCACTTCTGTGCCCAAGGATATGGACTTGTGCGCGGCTACGATGCAGAACAGCGGTCCGGCAGAAGATTTGAAGACGACGGTGATGCAATTGAGGGAGACCGTGTTACAGCAAAAGGAGACCATTATGAACCAAAAGGAGACAATCAGGGAACTAACGTCCAAGTTGAGCCGGTGTGAGAGCCAGAGTCTGCCCGAGGCGGGAGCGGGAGGCCGGAGAATAGTACCGGGCGCCAAGAACACTATGGGGGACGTATCAAGGGGTCCTCAGGACACTCTCGCTCAACTAGGACAGACTTTACAGACTCTCAAACAGAGGTTGGAGAATCTTGAG CAATACAGCCGAAACAACGGTACCGCCCAGGCGAATAGTCTGAAAGACCTGCTTCAGAACAAGATTGATGATATGGAGAAGCAGGTGCTGTCCCGGGTCAACACCCTGGAGGAGACCAAACCGGGTCAGAAAAACGATACGGACCAGCGGAACCGAGTGGAGTCCACGCTGACTTCCATGCATCACCGGATAACGGACCTAGAGAAAG GTGGGAAAGACAACAGACCACTGGACAAGTTCCAGCTGACATTCCCGTTGAGAACCAACTACATGTACGCCAAAGCCAAGAGAACCCTGCCGGAGATGTATGCCTTCACCGTGTGTCTGTGGATTAAATCTAACGCGTCGCCCGGAGTGGGCACACCTTTCTCCTACGCTGTCCCAGGGCAGGCCAACGAGCTGGTGCTGATTGAGTGGGGAAATAACCCGATGGAGATACTCATCAATGATAAG GTGGCCAAGTTGCCGTTCATCATCAACGACGGGAAGTGGCATCACATCTGCATCACCTGGACCACGCGCGACGGGATGTGGGAGGCGTTTCAGGACGGAGTGCTGCGGGGCAGTGGAGAGAATCTGGCGCCATACCATCCCATCAAGCCGCAGGGGGTCCTCGTACTGGGACAAGAGCAG GACACGCTGGGGGGAGGTTTCGACGCCACACAAGCATACGTGGGTGAGCTAGCAAATCTCAACATGTGGGATAGGAAGCTTTCCATCGGGGATATTTATAACCTGGCAACCTGCAACAGTAAAGCGCAAACTGGCAATGTATTCTCTTGGTCGGAGTCCAACATTGAAGTATTCGGTGGAGCTACCAAGTGGACATTCGAGCCGTGCCGTGCGCTCAACTGA